One window from the genome of Pempheris klunzingeri isolate RE-2024b chromosome 7, fPemKlu1.hap1, whole genome shotgun sequence encodes:
- the LOC139203806 gene encoding glutathione S-transferase theta-3-like produces MELYLDLHSQPCRSVYMFAKAVGIPFEFKNVDLSAGQQYSEEFGKISMMRKVPVMKDGGFVLTESVAILKYLVQKYPSSVADHWYPADLQQRARVNEYLSWQHMNLRAMGSKVFLLRALFPVIMDSEVPKEKMDAAVEDLNQSLDMLEQKFLQNKPFILGDKISLADLVAIVEIMQPVGAGLDVFKGRLQLIAWRARVEEALGKKLFSEAHEVVMNVGSLPQKMRSSSELGPLKLKLRKIFS; encoded by the exons ATGGAGCTCTACCTGGACCTGCACTCACAGCCCTGCCGCTCTGTCTACATGTTCGCCAAAGCGGTCGGGATTCCCTTCGAGTTCAAGAACGTCGACCTCTCTGCAG GGCAGCAGTACAGCGAGGAGTTTGGAAAAATCAGCATGATGAGGAAGGTTCCCGTCATGAAGGACGGAGGCTTCGTCCTGACGGAGAG CGTCGCCATCCTGAAGTACCTGGTGCAGAAGTATCCGTCGTCGGTGGCAGATCACTGGTACCCGGCTGACCTGCAGCAGCGGGCTCGTGTTAATGAGTACCTGTCATGGCAGCACATGAACCTCAGAGCTATGGGGTCAAAAGTCTTCCTGCTCAGG GCTCTGTTTCCTGTCATCATGGACTCCGAGGTTCCGAAGGAGAAGATGGACGCCGCCGTCGAGGATCTGAACCAGTCTCTCGACATGCTGGAGCAGAAGTTCCTGCAGAACAAGCCGTTCATCCTCGGAGACAAAATCTCCCTGGCTGATCTGGTGGCCATCGTTGAGATCATGCAG cccGTTGGAGCCGGCCTGGATGTGTTCAAAGGCCGCCTGCAGCTGATCGCCTGGAGAGCTCGAGTGGAGGAGGCGCTCGGCAAGAAGCTGTTCAGCGAAGCTCACGAGGTGGTCATGAACGTGGGCAGCCTGCCGCAGAAGATGCGGAGCAGCAGCGAGCTCGGGCCGCTCAAACTGAAGCTACGCAAGATTTTCAGCTGA